The Caballeronia sp. Lep1P3 genome window below encodes:
- the aceF gene encoding dihydrolipoyllysine-residue acetyltransferase, whose translation MSQAIEVKVPDIGDFKDIPVIEVLVKAGDVVEQEQSLVTLESDKATMDVPSSAAGTVREVKVKVGDNVSEGTLIVVLEGGANAAASSAAPAKQEAPAQTQTQSQPAQASGGGGSVDVKVPDIGDFTDIPIIEIAVKVGDKVEKEQSLVTLESDKATMDVPSPAAGTVKELKVKIGDTVSEGSLILVLEGGDGGAAAAPAPAKQEAQKAVQAPPDAPAKAAPPASKEAPSALAQAPVMPAGDGTRTSSHASPSVRKFARELGVDVTRVKGTGPKGRITQGDVTAFVKGVMSGQGAAPAAAAPAGGGGGELGLLPWPKVDFSKFGPVNPKPLSRIKKISGANLHRNWVMIPHVTNNDEADITDLEALRVKLNKEHEKAGVKFTMLAFVIKAVVAALKKFPTFNASLDGDNLVFKQYYHVGFAADTPNGLVVPVIRDADKKGLVDIAKEMTDLSKLAREGKLKPDQMQGGCFSISSLGGIGGTHFTPIINAPEVAILGLSRGQQKPVWDGKQFVPRLTLPLSLSYDHRVIDGAEAARFNAYLSAILADFRRVIL comes from the coding sequence ATGAGTCAAGCGATCGAAGTCAAAGTGCCGGACATCGGCGATTTCAAGGACATTCCGGTGATCGAGGTTCTGGTCAAGGCCGGCGATGTCGTTGAGCAGGAACAATCCCTCGTCACCCTCGAATCCGACAAGGCGACGATGGACGTGCCCAGTTCGGCAGCGGGCACGGTCAGGGAAGTGAAAGTCAAGGTGGGCGACAACGTGTCGGAAGGCACGCTGATCGTCGTGCTGGAAGGCGGCGCGAACGCCGCGGCGTCGTCCGCCGCGCCCGCGAAGCAGGAAGCGCCCGCGCAGACGCAGACGCAATCGCAGCCCGCGCAAGCCTCGGGCGGCGGCGGATCGGTCGACGTAAAGGTGCCGGATATCGGCGACTTCACGGACATTCCGATCATCGAGATCGCGGTGAAGGTCGGCGACAAGGTGGAAAAGGAGCAGTCGCTCGTCACGCTGGAATCCGACAAGGCGACGATGGATGTGCCGAGCCCCGCCGCGGGCACGGTCAAGGAACTGAAGGTCAAGATCGGCGATACGGTCTCCGAAGGATCGCTGATTCTCGTGCTCGAAGGCGGCGACGGCGGCGCGGCTGCCGCCCCGGCGCCCGCGAAGCAGGAAGCGCAGAAGGCTGTCCAGGCGCCGCCCGATGCGCCCGCGAAGGCCGCGCCGCCCGCTTCGAAGGAAGCGCCGTCCGCGCTCGCGCAGGCGCCCGTCATGCCGGCCGGCGACGGCACGCGCACGTCGAGCCATGCGTCGCCGTCGGTGCGCAAGTTCGCGCGCGAACTGGGCGTCGATGTCACGCGCGTCAAGGGCACGGGTCCCAAGGGCCGCATCACGCAGGGCGACGTCACCGCGTTCGTGAAGGGCGTGATGAGCGGTCAGGGCGCAGCGCCCGCAGCGGCGGCTCCGGCCGGCGGTGGCGGCGGCGAGCTGGGTCTGCTGCCGTGGCCGAAGGTCGACTTCTCGAAGTTCGGCCCTGTCAATCCGAAGCCGCTGTCGCGCATCAAGAAGATTTCGGGCGCGAACCTGCATCGCAACTGGGTGATGATCCCGCACGTCACGAACAACGACGAAGCGGACATCACGGACCTCGAGGCGCTGCGCGTGAAGCTCAACAAGGAGCACGAGAAAGCGGGCGTGAAGTTCACGATGCTCGCGTTCGTCATCAAGGCCGTGGTCGCGGCGCTGAAGAAGTTCCCGACCTTCAACGCGAGCCTCGACGGCGACAATCTCGTCTTCAAGCAGTACTACCACGTCGGTTTCGCGGCCGATACGCCGAACGGTCTCGTCGTTCCGGTGATTCGCGACGCGGACAAGAAGGGCCTCGTCGACATCGCGAAGGAAATGACGGACCTGTCGAAGCTCGCGCGCGAAGGCAAGCTGAAGCCGGACCAGATGCAGGGCGGCTGCTTCTCGATTTCGTCGCTGGGCGGCATCGGCGGGACGCACTTCACGCCGATCATCAACGCGCCTGAAGTCGCGATCCTCGGTCTGTCGCGCGGCCAGCAGAAGCCCG
- the aceE gene encoding pyruvate dehydrogenase (acetyl-transferring), homodimeric type, with protein sequence MSAVPDEVLKYVANAKDDDPQETAEWLEALDGVISAVGPNRAHYLIEKQIEFARVHGEHLPFSANTPYINTIPVASQAKIPGDQDVEHRIRSYTRWNAIAMVLRAGKDTNVGGHIASFASAATLYDVGFNHFWHAPSKEHGGDLVFVQGHSSPGVYSRAFLLGRLTEKQLDNFRQEVGGEGISSYPHPWLMPDFWQFPTVSMGLGPIMAIYQARFMKYMQARGIAKTEGRKVWAFLGDGETDEPESLGAIGMAGRERLDNLVFVINCNLQRLDGPVRGNGKIIQELESEFRGAGWNVIKVVWGSRWDALFARDKTGALMRRMMEVVDGEYQTYKSESGAFVREHFFNTPELKALVADWSDDDIWNLNRGGHDPHKIYAAFDAATRTKGAPTVILAKTIKGYGMGEHGQAMNITHQQKKLPIDTLKKFRDQFRLPLTDEQIADVPYLTFEEGSKELEYMRQKRMDLGGYLPARREKAESLPVPELSAFEPLLKGTGEGREISTTMAFVRILNILLKDKTLGKRVVPIVPDESRTFGMEGLFRQIGIWNQDGQKYIPEDSDQLMFYKETESGQILQEGINEAGGMCDWIAAATSYSTHGEIMIPFYIFYSMFGFQRIGDLAWAAGDMRSRGFLLGGTAGRTTLNGEGLQHEDGHSLMWAASIPNCVSYDPTFGYELAVIMQDGLRRMVAEQEDVYYYVTVMNENYEHPAIPQGESVAADIIKGMYAFKKADAPAKAHVQLMGAGTIFNEVIAAADLLKNDWGVSADLWSVPSFTELAREGQDCERWNLLHPTEERRVPHVTKLLKGAQGPVIASTDYIRALVDQIRGYVPGKFVVLGTDGYGRSDTREALRHFFEVDRYWVTLAALNALADEGAIERKVVADAIAKYNLDPAKPNPMTV encoded by the coding sequence ATGTCCGCTGTACCCGACGAAGTTCTGAAATATGTCGCCAATGCCAAGGACGACGATCCCCAGGAAACCGCCGAATGGCTGGAAGCGCTCGATGGCGTGATTTCCGCGGTCGGTCCGAACCGCGCGCATTACCTGATCGAGAAACAGATCGAATTCGCTCGCGTGCACGGCGAGCACCTGCCGTTCTCGGCGAACACGCCGTACATCAACACGATTCCGGTCGCATCGCAGGCGAAGATTCCGGGCGACCAGGACGTCGAACACCGCATCCGCTCGTACACGCGCTGGAACGCCATCGCGATGGTGCTGCGCGCGGGCAAGGACACCAACGTCGGCGGGCACATCGCGTCGTTCGCGTCGGCCGCGACACTGTATGACGTCGGCTTCAACCACTTCTGGCATGCGCCGTCCAAAGAGCACGGCGGCGATCTCGTGTTCGTGCAGGGTCACTCGTCGCCGGGCGTGTACTCGCGCGCGTTCCTGCTCGGCCGCCTGACCGAGAAGCAGCTCGACAATTTCCGTCAGGAGGTGGGCGGCGAAGGCATTTCGTCGTATCCGCATCCGTGGCTGATGCCCGACTTCTGGCAATTCCCGACCGTCTCGATGGGCCTCGGCCCGATCATGGCGATCTACCAGGCGCGCTTCATGAAGTACATGCAGGCGCGCGGCATCGCGAAGACCGAAGGCCGCAAGGTCTGGGCGTTCCTCGGCGACGGCGAAACGGACGAGCCGGAATCGCTCGGCGCGATCGGCATGGCCGGCCGCGAGCGTCTGGACAACCTCGTGTTCGTCATTAACTGCAATTTGCAGCGTCTGGACGGCCCGGTGCGCGGCAACGGCAAGATCATTCAGGAACTGGAAAGCGAGTTCCGCGGCGCGGGCTGGAACGTCATCAAGGTCGTGTGGGGCAGCCGCTGGGATGCGCTCTTCGCGCGCGACAAGACGGGCGCGCTCATGCGCCGCATGATGGAAGTCGTCGACGGCGAATACCAGACGTACAAGTCGGAATCGGGCGCGTTCGTGCGCGAGCATTTCTTCAACACGCCGGAACTGAAGGCGCTCGTCGCCGACTGGTCCGATGACGACATCTGGAACCTGAACCGCGGCGGCCACGATCCGCACAAGATCTACGCAGCTTTCGACGCAGCGACCCGGACCAAGGGCGCGCCGACCGTCATCCTCGCCAAGACCATCAAGGGCTATGGCATGGGCGAGCACGGCCAGGCGATGAACATCACGCACCAGCAGAAGAAGCTGCCGATCGACACGCTGAAGAAATTCCGCGACCAGTTCCGTCTGCCGCTCACCGACGAGCAGATCGCCGACGTGCCGTATCTCACGTTCGAGGAAGGTTCGAAGGAACTCGAATACATGCGCCAGAAGCGCATGGACCTGGGCGGCTATCTGCCGGCGCGCCGCGAGAAGGCGGAATCGCTGCCGGTGCCGGAACTGTCGGCATTCGAGCCGCTGCTGAAGGGCACGGGCGAAGGCCGCGAAATCTCCACGACGATGGCCTTCGTGCGGATTCTCAACATCCTGCTCAAGGACAAGACGCTCGGCAAGCGCGTCGTGCCGATCGTCCCGGATGAGTCGCGCACCTTCGGCATGGAAGGGCTCTTCCGTCAGATCGGCATCTGGAATCAGGACGGTCAGAAGTACATTCCGGAAGATTCCGACCAGCTCATGTTCTACAAGGAAACGGAGAGCGGCCAGATTCTGCAGGAAGGCATCAACGAAGCGGGCGGCATGTGCGACTGGATCGCGGCGGCGACGTCGTACTCGACGCACGGCGAGATCATGATCCCGTTCTACATCTTCTACTCGATGTTCGGCTTCCAGCGCATCGGCGATCTGGCGTGGGCCGCGGGCGACATGCGCTCGCGCGGCTTCCTGCTCGGCGGCACCGCTGGCCGCACGACGCTCAACGGCGAAGGCCTGCAGCACGAAGACGGCCACTCGCTCATGTGGGCCGCGTCGATTCCGAACTGCGTGAGCTACGACCCGACCTTCGGCTACGAACTCGCCGTCATCATGCAGGACGGCCTGCGCCGCATGGTCGCGGAGCAGGAGGACGTGTACTACTACGTCACCGTGATGAACGAGAACTACGAGCATCCGGCGATCCCGCAAGGCGAATCGGTCGCGGCGGACATCATCAAGGGCATGTACGCGTTCAAGAAGGCCGACGCGCCCGCCAAGGCGCACGTTCAGTTGATGGGCGCGGGCACGATCTTCAACGAGGTCATCGCCGCCGCCGATCTGCTGAAGAACGACTGGGGCGTTTCCGCGGACCTCTGGAGCGTGCCGAGCTTCACCGAACTCGCGCGCGAAGGCCAGGACTGCGAACGCTGGAACCTGCTGCATCCGACCGAAGAGCGGCGCGTGCCGCACGTCACGAAGCTGCTGAAGGGCGCTCAAGGCCCGGTGATCGCATCGACGGACTATATCCGCGCGCTCGTCGACCAGATTCGCGGCTACGTGCCGGGCAAGTTCGTCGTGCTCGGCACCGACGGCTACGGCCGCTCGGATACGCGCGAGGCGCTGCGCCACTTCTTCGAAGTCGACCGCTACTGGGTGACGCTCGCGGCGCTCAACGCGCTCGCCGACGAAGGCGCGATCGAGCGCAAGGTCGTCGCGGACGCGATCGCGAAGTACAACCTCGACCCGGCCAAACCCAACCCGATGACCGTCTAA
- the fixL gene encoding oxygen sensor histidine kinase FixL: protein MLTDRLIKRSARVPKKPTDSSPSRWHHGPWWSNSYLLTPLISILVFLVVMSLILWSLNRREQQQQEDTLYRNVAWAQQQIRLSMTGAQEQIQALSRDIAGGHGDPQNFQTASTDIMQGHPEILYMNWYTSEHKPRWPNTPLPVLGSRLAKPNDTQMDEAVQAAFDEARTTRRQVYSPLLYDDLGNGYITLQTPVFRDREFLGSIAAVFSIEGILKHDIPSELSAKYKISITDLNNRELATTSSRPRLPRDMFYDLPLDPPGQGLSVRVYSYPQLTNFTNNTLVWLVAGLSCFVLWSLWSLWKHTRQRFEAQQALYAEAFFRRAMENSVLIGMRVLDMHGRITHVNPAFCRMTGWDESDLVGKNAPFPYWPRDAYPEMQRQLDMTLRGKAPSSGFELRVRRKDGSFFHARLYVSPLIDSSGRQTGWMSSMTDITEPKRAREELAAAHERFTTVLESLDAAVSVLAADEAELLFANRYYRHLFGIRPDGHLQLAGAAFEGSAQSSSDSIDMIDTYAGLPTAALTESSADAQEVYVEGIQKWFEVRRQYIQWVDGHLAQMQIATDITQRKQAQELAHQQEEKLQFTSRLMTMGEMASSLAHELNQPLAAINNYCSGCVALVKSGRMTQETLLPVLEKTAQQAVRAGMIIKRIREFVKRSEPKRQATRVADIVADAVGLAEIEARKRKIRIVTEIRSRMPVIYVDPVLIEQVLVNLLKNAAEAMHDAKPNAVDPVIRVVVQRTDGTFVCISVVDQGPGVDEATAERLFEPFYSTKSDGMGMGLNICRSIIESHRGRLWVVNNVESDGQVTGATFHCSLPIGEMDGSSGSGPAAEADDEHTNTRQQTVTGEL from the coding sequence ATGTTGACTGACCGGCTGATCAAACGCTCGGCGCGAGTCCCCAAGAAGCCGACCGACTCGTCGCCCTCCCGCTGGCACCACGGACCGTGGTGGTCGAACTCCTATTTACTCACGCCGCTCATTTCGATCCTCGTTTTTCTGGTCGTCATGAGCCTGATTTTATGGAGCCTCAACCGGCGCGAACAGCAGCAGCAGGAAGACACGCTCTACCGCAACGTCGCCTGGGCCCAGCAGCAAATCCGTCTTTCGATGACGGGTGCGCAAGAACAAATCCAGGCCCTTTCGCGCGACATCGCCGGCGGCCACGGCGACCCGCAGAACTTCCAGACCGCATCGACCGACATCATGCAGGGGCATCCCGAGATCCTCTACATGAACTGGTATACGAGCGAGCACAAGCCGCGCTGGCCCAATACGCCGCTGCCGGTGCTGGGCTCGCGCCTCGCGAAGCCCAACGACACGCAAATGGACGAAGCCGTGCAGGCGGCCTTCGACGAAGCCCGCACCACGCGCCGTCAGGTGTATTCCCCTCTTCTTTACGACGACCTCGGCAACGGTTACATCACGCTGCAGACGCCGGTGTTTCGCGACCGCGAATTCCTCGGATCGATCGCGGCGGTGTTTTCGATCGAAGGCATTCTGAAGCACGACATTCCGAGCGAACTGTCGGCGAAGTACAAGATCTCCATCACCGATCTGAACAATCGCGAACTCGCGACCACGTCGAGCCGCCCGCGCCTGCCGCGCGACATGTTCTACGACCTGCCGCTCGATCCGCCCGGACAAGGCTTGTCGGTGCGCGTGTACTCGTACCCGCAGCTCACGAATTTCACGAACAACACGCTCGTCTGGCTCGTCGCGGGTTTGTCGTGCTTCGTGCTCTGGAGCCTCTGGAGTCTCTGGAAGCACACGCGCCAGCGCTTCGAGGCGCAGCAGGCGCTCTATGCCGAAGCGTTCTTCCGCCGCGCGATGGAAAACTCGGTGCTGATCGGCATGCGCGTGCTCGACATGCACGGCCGCATCACGCACGTCAATCCGGCGTTCTGCCGCATGACGGGCTGGGACGAAAGCGATCTCGTCGGCAAGAACGCGCCGTTTCCGTATTGGCCGCGCGACGCGTACCCGGAAATGCAGCGCCAGCTCGACATGACGCTGCGCGGCAAGGCGCCCTCGTCCGGATTCGAGCTGCGCGTGCGTCGCAAGGACGGCTCGTTCTTCCACGCGCGCCTGTACGTGTCGCCGCTCATCGACAGTTCGGGGCGTCAGACCGGCTGGATGTCGTCGATGACGGACATCACCGAACCCAAGCGCGCCCGCGAAGAACTCGCCGCCGCGCATGAACGCTTCACCACCGTCCTCGAAAGCCTCGACGCCGCCGTGTCCGTGCTCGCCGCCGACGAAGCCGAGCTGCTCTTCGCGAACCGCTATTACCGGCACCTGTTCGGCATTCGCCCGGACGGCCATTTGCAACTGGCGGGCGCCGCTTTCGAAGGCAGCGCGCAAAGCTCGTCGGACAGCATCGACATGATCGACACCTACGCCGGCCTGCCCACGGCGGCGCTGACCGAAAGCTCGGCGGACGCGCAGGAGGTCTACGTCGAAGGCATCCAGAAGTGGTTCGAAGTGCGCCGCCAGTACATTCAGTGGGTGGACGGCCATCTCGCGCAGATGCAGATCGCAACGGACATCACGCAGCGCAAACAGGCGCAGGAACTCGCGCATCAGCAGGAAGAGAAGCTCCAGTTCACGAGCCGCCTCATGACGATGGGCGAAATGGCTTCGTCGCTCGCTCACGAACTGAATCAGCCGCTCGCCGCGATCAACAACTACTGCTCCGGGTGCGTCGCGCTCGTGAAGTCCGGCCGCATGACGCAGGAAACGCTTCTTCCGGTGCTGGAAAAGACCGCGCAGCAGGCCGTGCGCGCGGGCATGATCATCAAGCGCATCCGCGAGTTCGTGAAGCGCAGCGAGCCCAAGCGCCAGGCGACGCGCGTGGCGGACATCGTCGCGGACGCGGTCGGCCTCGCGGAGATCGAGGCGAGAAAACGAAAGATTCGCATCGTCACCGAAATCCGCTCGCGCATGCCCGTGATCTACGTCGATCCCGTTTTGATCGAACAAGTGTTGGTCAACCTGTTGAAAAACGCGGCAGAAGCGATGCATGATGCGAAACCGAATGCCGTCGATCCCGTGATCCGCGTGGTCGTGCAGCGCACGGACGGCACCTTCGTTTGCATCAGCGTGGTCGATCAAGGCCCGGGCGTGGACGAAGCCACCGCCGAGCGCCTCTTCGAGCCGTTCTACAGCACGAAGTCCGACGGCATGGGCATGGGCCTCAACATCTGCCGCTCGATCATCGAGTCGCATCGCGGGCGCCTGTGGGTGGTGAACAACGTGGAATCCGATGGCCAGGTCACGGGCGCGACCTTCCATTGCAGCCTGCCTATCGGCGAGATGGACGGCTCGTCGGGATCGGGCCCGGCCGCGGAAGCAGACGACGAACACACGAATACGAGACAACAAACAGTTACGGGAGAACTATGA
- the fixJ gene encoding oxygen response regulator transcription factor FixJ codes for MSSPVTTQETVFVVDDDEAVRDSLRWLLEANGYRVQCFSSAESFLDVYLPVAHSGAISCLILDVRMAGMTGLELQEKLIAENSVLPIIFVTGHGDVPMAVSTMKKGAMDFIEKPFDEAELRKLVERMLEKARSESTSVQQQRAAAERLGKLTAREHQVLERIIAGRLNKQIADDLGISIKTVEAHRANIMEKLSVNTVADLLRLALSNKPQQ; via the coding sequence ATGAGCAGTCCAGTCACCACCCAGGAAACGGTCTTTGTCGTCGACGATGACGAAGCCGTGCGTGATTCTCTGCGCTGGCTGCTCGAGGCCAACGGCTATCGCGTGCAGTGCTTCTCGAGCGCGGAGTCGTTTCTCGACGTCTACCTGCCGGTCGCGCATTCCGGCGCGATCTCGTGCCTGATTCTCGACGTGCGGATGGCCGGCATGACCGGCCTCGAATTGCAGGAAAAGCTGATCGCGGAAAACTCGGTGTTGCCGATCATTTTCGTGACGGGTCATGGCGACGTGCCGATGGCCGTCTCGACGATGAAGAAAGGCGCGATGGATTTCATCGAAAAGCCGTTCGACGAAGCGGAACTGCGCAAGCTGGTCGAGCGCATGCTTGAGAAGGCACGCAGCGAAAGCACCAGCGTTCAGCAGCAGCGCGCGGCCGCCGAACGCCTCGGCAAGCTGACGGCGCGCGAGCATCAGGTGCTCGAGCGCATCATCGCGGGCCGGCTCAACAAGCAGATTGCGGACGACCTCGGCATCAGCATCAAGACGGTCGAAGCGCACCGCGCGAACATCATGGAGAAGCTCTCGGTGAACACGGTCGCGGACCTTTTGCGTCTCGCGCTCTCGAACAAGCCGCAGCAGTAA
- a CDS encoding DUF3300 domain-containing protein, protein MKITPCTPRAERLRAARVLALAAALAAAPLAVLHAPPAKAQAQTSAAAAQKLSDQQLDALLAPIALYPDALLAQVLMASTYPQDVEAAAQWSKANASVKGDDAVKAVQSQPWDPSVQSLVAFPQALATMASKPDWMTQLGNAFIAQSGDVMDSVQRLRRSAQSAGNLKTTEQQKVVVEQSTIQIVPANPQVVYVPTYNPTVVYGAWPYPAYPPVYVPPPPGYAIATGFATGLAFGAGIAVANSLWGNCDWNHHDVNINVNRYNNINVNNRISGNGNNVRWNRNDPQFNRNNYANRQNVGNQNLGGVNRDQFRGRDQARAQAAQTLQQRTGQNLNQSASQRVQNIRQGGGARGAGNGELQQRAQSVNRNNALRGAGDGNAARQDIQRGQASRQAFASAHPNAGGFEHAGGAPGMGGGMQHPGPGGAGLHGGGFHRR, encoded by the coding sequence TTGAAAATAACGCCATGCACGCCCCGCGCGGAGCGCTTGCGTGCGGCACGCGTGCTCGCGCTCGCCGCCGCGCTCGCCGCCGCACCGCTTGCCGTGCTTCACGCACCGCCCGCGAAAGCTCAGGCGCAGACCAGCGCAGCCGCCGCGCAGAAACTCTCGGACCAGCAATTGGACGCGCTTCTCGCGCCCATCGCGCTCTATCCGGACGCGCTCCTCGCGCAGGTGCTGATGGCGTCGACCTATCCTCAGGATGTCGAAGCGGCCGCGCAATGGTCGAAGGCGAACGCCAGCGTCAAGGGCGACGACGCCGTAAAAGCGGTCCAGTCGCAGCCGTGGGATCCGAGCGTGCAATCGCTGGTTGCGTTTCCGCAGGCACTTGCAACGATGGCGTCGAAGCCGGACTGGATGACGCAGCTCGGCAACGCGTTCATCGCGCAGTCCGGCGACGTGATGGATTCCGTGCAGCGCCTGCGCCGCTCGGCCCAGAGCGCCGGCAACTTGAAGACGACGGAGCAGCAGAAGGTGGTCGTCGAACAGAGCACGATTCAGATCGTGCCCGCGAATCCGCAAGTGGTCTACGTGCCGACCTACAACCCGACCGTCGTCTACGGCGCGTGGCCGTATCCGGCGTATCCGCCGGTCTACGTTCCCCCGCCGCCCGGCTATGCGATCGCGACCGGCTTTGCCACCGGTCTCGCATTCGGCGCGGGCATTGCGGTGGCGAATTCGCTGTGGGGCAATTGCGACTGGAATCATCACGACGTGAACATTAACGTCAACCGCTACAACAACATCAACGTGAACAACCGCATCAGCGGGAACGGCAACAACGTGCGGTGGAATCGCAACGATCCGCAGTTCAACCGGAACAACTACGCGAACCGGCAGAACGTCGGGAATCAGAACCTCGGCGGGGTGAACCGCGATCAGTTTCGCGGACGCGATCAGGCGCGCGCTCAGGCGGCACAGACGCTGCAGCAGCGCACCGGGCAGAACCTGAACCAATCGGCGAGCCAGCGCGTGCAGAACATCCGGCAGGGCGGCGGAGCGCGCGGCGCGGGCAACGGCGAGCTTCAGCAGCGCGCGCAGAGCGTCAACCGCAACAACGCGCTGCGCGGCGCGGGCGATGGCAATGCGGCGCGTCAGGACATCCAGCGCGGACAAGCGAGCCGGCAAGCATTCGCGAGCGCGCATCCGAACGCCGGCGGCTTCGAGCACGCGGGCGGCGCGCCCGGCATGGGCGGCGGCATGCAGCATCCCGGCCCAGGAGGCGCGGGTCTGCATGGCGGCGGCTTCCATCGCCGATGA
- a CDS encoding DUF2950 domain-containing protein yields MIPFRTVTANRTFLLRASIAAACVTLSLAAPLTRAQAVYPTPDAAAQALTDAIASQDEAALSKVLGKDHAHYVPTGDIGEDDVYQYLGSWAKGHRIVEEAASHAGARRAHVEVGDSGWTLPIPLVDTGKGWRFDMPAARDEVLTRHIGRNERSVMHVALAYVDAQNDYRKLMNRYADRFVSTPGKHDGLYWETAPGEPESPLGPLAAAMPNKATASGGYYGYHYRMLGAQTSGSKDGAAGEGFGLIAWPAKYGETGVMSFMIDQRGQLYQKNLGPASARVASSVKAFHPDSSWQPVTP; encoded by the coding sequence ATGATTCCATTCAGAACAGTCACCGCAAACCGAACGTTTCTTCTGCGCGCGTCCATTGCCGCCGCGTGCGTAACGCTTTCGCTCGCCGCGCCGCTCACCCGCGCGCAAGCCGTCTACCCGACGCCCGACGCCGCCGCGCAAGCCCTCACCGACGCGATTGCGTCGCAGGACGAGGCCGCGCTCTCGAAGGTGCTCGGCAAGGATCACGCGCATTACGTGCCGACCGGCGACATCGGCGAAGATGACGTCTATCAATACCTCGGCTCGTGGGCCAAGGGACACCGCATCGTCGAAGAGGCTGCTTCGCACGCGGGCGCCAGGCGCGCGCACGTCGAAGTGGGCGACAGCGGCTGGACGCTGCCGATTCCGCTCGTCGATACGGGCAAAGGCTGGCGCTTCGACATGCCCGCCGCGCGCGACGAAGTGCTGACGCGACACATCGGCCGCAACGAGCGTTCGGTGATGCACGTCGCGCTCGCCTACGTGGATGCGCAGAACGACTACCGCAAGCTCATGAACCGCTACGCCGACCGCTTCGTCAGCACGCCCGGCAAGCATGACGGACTGTATTGGGAAACCGCGCCGGGCGAACCCGAAAGCCCGCTCGGTCCGCTCGCGGCCGCGATGCCGAACAAGGCGACGGCCTCGGGCGGGTACTACGGCTACCACTACCGCATGCTCGGCGCGCAAACATCGGGTTCGAAAGACGGCGCTGCCGGTGAAGGGTTCGGGCTGATCGCGTGGCCCGCGAAGTACGGCGAAACAGGCGTGATGTCCTTCATGATCGACCAGCGCGGCCAGCTTTATCAGAAGAACCTCGGGCCGGCGTCGGCGCGCGTGGCGTCGTCGGTCAAGGCGTTCCATCCGGATTCGTCGTGGCAGCCGGTGACGCCATAG
- the folD gene encoding bifunctional methylenetetrahydrofolate dehydrogenase/methenyltetrahydrofolate cyclohydrolase FolD, which yields MTAQLIDGNALSKTLRADVAARAAALTARGHTPGLAVVLVGDNPASEVYVRNKVKACQDNGLHSVFDRFPASLSEDELLAHIDTLNADPSIHGILVQLPLPAHIDSHKVIEAIAPEKDVDGFHVANAGALMTGKPLFRPCTPYGVMKMFEAHDIDLKGANAVVIGRSNIVGKPMALLLLEAGATVTICHSKTRDLAKHTRDADVVVAAVGRRNILTADMVKPGATVIDVGMNRDDAGKLCGDVDFAGVKEVAGYMTPVPGGVGPMTITMLLVNTIEAAERAANA from the coding sequence ATGACTGCCCAACTCATCGACGGCAACGCCCTCTCCAAGACTCTTCGCGCCGATGTCGCCGCGCGCGCGGCCGCCCTCACCGCTCGCGGACACACACCGGGACTCGCCGTCGTGCTGGTCGGCGACAATCCGGCGAGCGAAGTCTATGTGCGCAACAAGGTGAAGGCGTGCCAGGACAACGGCCTGCATTCGGTGTTCGACCGCTTCCCCGCGTCGCTCTCGGAAGACGAACTGCTCGCGCACATCGACACGCTGAACGCCGATCCGTCCATCCACGGCATCCTCGTGCAATTGCCGCTGCCCGCGCACATCGACAGTCACAAGGTCATCGAGGCGATTGCGCCGGAGAAGGACGTCGACGGCTTTCACGTCGCCAATGCGGGCGCGCTCATGACCGGCAAGCCGCTCTTTCGCCCGTGCACGCCGTATGGCGTGATGAAGATGTTCGAAGCGCACGACATCGATCTCAAGGGCGCGAACGCGGTGGTCATCGGCCGCTCGAACATCGTCGGCAAGCCGATGGCGCTCCTGCTGCTCGAAGCCGGCGCGACCGTCACCATCTGTCACAGCAAGACGCGCGATCTCGCGAAGCACACGCGCGACGCGGATGTCGTCGTTGCCGCCGTGGGCCGCCGCAACATCCTGACCGCCGACATGGTCAAGCCGGGCGCAACGGTGATCGATGTCGGCATGAATCGCGACGATGCCGGCAAGCTCTGCGGCGACGTCGATTTCGCGGGCGTGAAGGAAGTCGCGGGCTACATGACGCCGGTGCCGGGCGGCGTCGGCCCGATGACCATCACGATGCTGCTGGTCAATACGATCGAAGCCGCCGAGCGCGCGGCGAACGCGTAA